The Saccharothrix violaceirubra genome segment GGTGACCGGTGCCGACCTCGGTGCCGTGACCGCCGATCTGGCCAAGCGGCTGGATGCGCTCGACCTGCCCGGCGGCGCCGACCAGGAGATCGGCGGCGTGAGCCAGGACCAGGCCGACACGTTCGCCGACCTGGGGTTGGCGATGCTGGCCGCGATCGCGATCGTGTTTCTGATCATGGTGGCCACGTTCCGCAGCATCGTGCAGCCGCTGATCCTGCTGGTGTCGATCCCGTTCGCGGCGACCGGCGCCCTGGGTCTGCTGCTGGTCACCGGCACGGCGCTGGGTCTGCCGTCGCTGATCGGCATGCTGATGCTGGTCGGCATCGTGGTGACCAACGCGATCGTGCTGATCGACCTGGTCAACCAGTACCGGGCGCAGGGGATGGGCGTGACCGAGGCGGTGATCGAGGGCGGGCGCAGCCGACTGCGGCCGATCCTGATGACCGCGGCGGCGACGATCTTCGCGCTGCTGCCGATGGCCCTGGGCGTCACCGGCGAGGGCGCGTTCATCGGCAAGCCGCTGGCGCTGGTCGTGATCGGCGGCCTGGTCAGCTCGACGCTGCTGACCCTGGTGCTGGTGCCGACGCTGTACACGATGGTGGAGGGCCGCAAGGAGCGGCGTCGGGCACGCCGGGAGGCCAAGCGCGAGCAGGCGCCCCGACGCGAGCCCGTGTCGGTCTGATCCACCCTGCCCAGGACGGCCCCGCCCGCGTTCCGGGCGGGGCCGTCCGCCGTTCAGGCGGGGATCGTCGCCGTGGCGTCGGCCCGGCCGAACGGCCGCCAGGCCGCGACCACGAGCGCGGAGACGGCGACCACGCCGAGCCAGAACGGCGCCGTGACGCCGAACCGCTCGGCGAGCAGGCCCGCGGTCAGGGCGCCGATCGCGGAACCTCCCGCGGTGAGCAGGAACATCGTGCTGCCCACCCGGCCGCGCAGTTCGTCGGGCACGGCGCGCTGGCTGATCGTCTGGCAGATGACGTTCCACACCACGGCGTGCAGGCCGAACGCGGCCATCGTCGCGAACGCCACCCACGCGGTCGTGGTCAGCGCGAGGCCGAGGTGGGTGGCCGCCTCGACGACCAGGCCGAGGCGCAACAGGGCCGGCGCGCCGAAGCGCCGGATGAGGGCGGGTGCGAGCGCGGTGCCCGGCAGGCCGCCGACGGCCGACGCCGCGAGCATCAGACCGTAGGCGGACGGGTCGAGCCCGAGGCGTTCGCGCGTGTAGAGGACCATGATCGCGAAGCCGCCGGTGAGCGTGAGGTTCATCAGGGCCAGGCACAGGCACAGCGTGCGCAGGACGTCGTGGCGCCACAGCCACCGCAGGCCGGTCGCGATGTCCCGGCGGACCGTGGCGCGGGCTTTCGGCGCGGGTTTCGGCACGCCGCGCACGCCCGCGACGATCATCGCGGCGACGACGAACGTGACCGCGTCGATCCCGAACGGCAAGGCCGCGGCCAGGACGAACAGCGCCGCGCCCAGCGGGGGAGCGCCGAGTTGGTTGACGACCAGGTTCACGGCCGCGAGCCGGGAGTTCGCGCGGGGCAGGGCGTCGTCGGCGACGACCGCCGGGACGAGCGCGCGGGCCGCGTTGTCGGACAGGGTCTCGCCGGTGCCCAGCAGGAACAGGCACACGTAGATCAGCGGCACGGACACGTGGTCGGTCAGCACGGCCAGGGCGAGGGCACCGATGACCGCGCCGCGTGCGAGGTCGACGACCACCACCAGTCGCCGTCGGTCCACCCGGTCCACGATCACGCCGCTGACCAGGGAGAACAGCAGCCAGGGGAGGAGCAGGGCCGTCAGGCCGCCGGCGACCAGCGTCGGGCTGTCGGTGACGGACGCGAGTAACAGGGGACCGGCGGCCAGGGTGATGCCGTCGCCGAGACTGGAGATCGTCCGGGCGGTGATCAGTCGGGTGAAGTCCGGGCCCAGGGAAGAGGAACGCATGTGGCAGGAAGTTAACCGTCCTTCCCCGCTGGGGCAGCGGAAATTCCCGCCCTTGATTAGTTGGTCACGATAACTTCAGTGTTGACTGAAATAAGTTCAGGATCGGCACGAGATCGTCGACACCCCGCACGGACGTACTGGTCTCCAACCTGGTCACGCCACGCTCGCCCAAGGCCTCGATGCGGTCGTGGACCTGCGCCGGGGTGCCCGCGACCAGGAACCGGTCGCACAGGTAGTCCCAGACCCCGAGCCCGATCGCGGTGTCGACGTAGCGGCGCTTGGCATCCTCGGGCTGACGGCCGTGCGCGGACAGGTCGTAGGAGGCGCCGAGCGCGGCGATGGGGTCGCGGTACTCGACCGGCACGGCCTTGGTCGCCAGGCCGGAACGGGCGAAGTGGTGCGCGTGGGCGGCGAGCAGCCAGCCACCGGCCGCGCGCGCCCGGTCGGGGTCGTCGTCCACGCTGAAGCTGCCGGTGTTCCACCACAGCGGCACGGGGTCGCGTCCGGTGCGGTCGGCCACGCGGTGCACCACCTCGGTGACGGCGGCGACGACGTCCGCGCTGAACCCGAGGCCGACGATCACCGCGTCGCCGATCTCGGCGGCGGTCTCCAGTGCGGCGAGTCCGTGGGCGGACACGATGATCGGCACCGGGCGGTCGGGCACGCGGTCGAGCGCGAGGTCGCCGTGCCGCCCGGTGCGCAGCAGGTCGCGCACGCACCTGACGTAGGCGCGCAGGTCGGCCAGGGTCGAGGCCCGGCGGCCGAGGTTGTACACGCCGCTGTCGCCCGTGCCGATGCCCAGGAACACGCCGCCCGCGGCGATCTCGGCCAGCGTCGCGAGCGCGGCGGCCGTGACCACCGGGTGCCGGGTGACCGGGTTGGTGACCGTGACGCCGAGGGGGAGCGTCGTGCGCCCGGCGAGGACGCCGAGCGTGGTCCAGCACTCGGGGACGGCGACGGGGGAGTCCCAGACGCCCAGGCGCGCGGCGCCCGCGTCGGCGACGCGCACGGCCCGGTCGACCATGTCCCGCACGGACCGGGCGTTGAGGTTGACGGCGATCTCGACCATGGGCAGAGCTTTCCGCACCGGAAGGGGCGGCGGGCGGGAAATCGGTGGACGGTCGATTCGGTTCCGTAATGATGCGGAGTGTTTGGTGTCGGTCCGCGGTCGTCCTACGATTCGGTCATGCCTCCGGATTTCAGCAAGGAGACCGTCGATCGGTGGCAGGTATTCGGCGGGATGGCGGGCGTGGCGGCGCTCGCGGTTTCCGCCATCGGCGGGCTGAAGGATTCCCTGCCGCTGTCGTTGGCGGCCGGCGGGGTGGTGACGCTGGTCGGAGTGCTGCTGCTGTACCGGTGGGGGCGGCAGGCCGGATTCCAGCGGTTCCTGATTCCCGTCGTCGTCACCCTGATCGGCGCGTTGACGACAGGATTCCTGATCGCGCGGAATCTCTCACCGTCGACGTCCGGTACCGGCACGACGGGCTCCGCTTCCCGGACGACGGCGAAAAGCGTCGCACCGGCCGCCGCGGGTGAACCGGCGCGTTTTCGCGAGGGTCGCGTCGTGTTGAACGAGTACTCGTGGGTCGATCTGGATTCGCACGGGGAAAGCGGGGGAGTGGGGTCGGGGTCCCCGGCCTCCAACGGCCACGACCTGTCCTACAGCTACGGCCTGAACGCGGCCGAGCGGCTCGCGGTCGTGTCCGCGGAGTCGCCGGGGTACCGCGACTGCTACGAGGCGACCGACCTGCGGACCTACCTCGACGGCGACACGGTCAAGCGCGGGCCGGCGTTCTGCGTGAAGACCTCGGAGGGTCGGTGGGCGCGGGTCGTGGTCGACGCGTCCGGCTGGCCGGGTTCGGTCACGCTCGACGTCGTCGTGTGGGAGAAGGAGTAGCCCTCACGGCGCGAAGGGCGCGGTGATCGGCGTGGTCTGGGCGACCGCGATCCGCCAGCGGTCGGGCTGTCGGACCAGCACGTAGGTGAGCCGGGCCGTCAGCTCGTCGGCGAGGCCGGAGACGTGCTTGAGGCAGCTCACGATCGCGACGTCGGGCGAGACGAGGCGGATGTCCTCGACGTCGGACCGGGTGGTCACGTCGGCGAGCGGCGAGTCGAGCGCGGCGGCCATCGCGTCGCGGAGGGCGGCCCGGCCGAGCACCCGGCGTCCGGCGAGGTTGACGACCACGACGTCCTCGGTGTGCAGGGCGACGAAGGGGTCCAGGTCCGACTGGTGGCGTTCGGCGTCGGCGATGGTCCGGCGGATGTCGTCCACGGTGGGGTCCTCTCGTAACGGAGCGATTTGCTCCGTTATACGTGCGGAGCGGATCGCTCCGCAACCGTTATGCTGATCACCCCATGACCAAGCGCACCGCGGCCCGCCAGGCCGAAGCCGAACGCAACGACCGCGCCCTGCTCGTGGCCGCCCGCGAGGTCGTGGGCAGCGAAGGCGCGCACGCCTCCGTGGCCGCGATCGCCGAACGCGCGGGCGTGGGCATCGGCAGCCTGTACCGGCGCTACCGCACGAAAGAGGAGCTGTTCCAGCGCCTGTGCGCGATCGCCCTGGACGACTACCTCCAGGCCGCGCGGGAGGGGCTGGCCGACCCCGACCCGTGGGCGGGGCTGGCGCACTACGTGACGACCTCGCTCGCGCTGGGACCGGGTTCGCTGGCGCCGATCGCCGGCACGATCACCGTGACCCCGGAGATGGTGGAGAAGAGCGCGTCGGGC includes the following:
- a CDS encoding MFS transporter is translated as MRSSSLGPDFTRLITARTISSLGDGITLAAGPLLLASVTDSPTLVAGGLTALLLPWLLFSLVSGVIVDRVDRRRLVVVVDLARGAVIGALALAVLTDHVSVPLIYVCLFLLGTGETLSDNAARALVPAVVADDALPRANSRLAAVNLVVNQLGAPPLGAALFVLAAALPFGIDAVTFVVAAMIVAGVRGVPKPAPKARATVRRDIATGLRWLWRHDVLRTLCLCLALMNLTLTGGFAIMVLYTRERLGLDPSAYGLMLAASAVGGLPGTALAPALIRRFGAPALLRLGLVVEAATHLGLALTTTAWVAFATMAAFGLHAVVWNVICQTISQRAVPDELRGRVGSTMFLLTAGGSAIGALTAGLLAERFGVTAPFWLGVVAVSALVVAAWRPFGRADATATIPA
- a CDS encoding LLM class flavin-dependent oxidoreductase translates to MVEIAVNLNARSVRDMVDRAVRVADAGAARLGVWDSPVAVPECWTTLGVLAGRTTLPLGVTVTNPVTRHPVVTAAALATLAEIAAGGVFLGIGTGDSGVYNLGRRASTLADLRAYVRCVRDLLRTGRHGDLALDRVPDRPVPIIVSAHGLAALETAAEIGDAVIVGLGFSADVVAAVTEVVHRVADRTGRDPVPLWWNTGSFSVDDDPDRARAAGGWLLAAHAHHFARSGLATKAVPVEYRDPIAALGASYDLSAHGRQPEDAKRRYVDTAIGLGVWDYLCDRFLVAGTPAQVHDRIEALGERGVTRLETSTSVRGVDDLVPILNLFQSTLKLS
- a CDS encoding YybH family protein; its protein translation is MDDIRRTIADAERHQSDLDPFVALHTEDVVVVNLAGRRVLGRAALRDAMAAALDSPLADVTTRSDVEDIRLVSPDVAIVSCLKHVSGLADELTARLTYVLVRQPDRWRIAVAQTTPITAPFAP
- a CDS encoding TetR/AcrR family transcriptional regulator, which translates into the protein MTKRTAARQAEAERNDRALLVAAREVVGSEGAHASVAAIAERAGVGIGSLYRRYRTKEELFQRLCAIALDDYLQAAREGLADPDPWAGLAHYVTTSLALGPGSLAPIAGTITVTPEMVEKSASGDEAVAGLVSRAHASGVLRPDATAADLELLIEQLSRSPLLDQLRKQGRADLLPAALAARARLVTIALDGLRAGTTPLPGDPPGYELFTERWSKPAD